One segment of Candidatus Binatus sp. DNA contains the following:
- a CDS encoding sigma-70 family RNA polymerase sigma factor: protein MSLDPSLREAMLAAVPSLRAFAISLCRNVDRADDLVQETLARALTHIDSFRPGTNMPAWLFTILRNQFRSEYRKRRREVEDSDGGYAESLKSQPEQEGQVEFTEFRAALAKLPADQREALILVGASGFSYEETAKICGCAVGTIKSRVNRARSRLGELLSVDSNDEFGPDQTTKAVLAPNNRP from the coding sequence ATGTCCCTCGATCCGTCGCTGCGCGAAGCCATGCTTGCCGCGGTCCCGAGCCTGCGCGCATTCGCGATCTCCCTTTGCAGGAACGTCGACCGGGCCGACGATCTGGTTCAGGAGACCCTGGCCAGAGCACTGACGCACATCGATTCCTTTCGACCCGGAACCAACATGCCGGCCTGGTTATTTACGATCCTGCGCAACCAGTTTCGATCCGAATATCGCAAGCGCCGCCGGGAAGTCGAGGACAGTGACGGCGGCTATGCCGAGAGTTTGAAATCACAACCGGAGCAAGAAGGTCAAGTCGAATTCACGGAGTTTCGCGCGGCGCTGGCCAAGTTGCCTGCGGATCAGCGCGAGGCACTGATCCTGGTCGGGGCCTCCGGTTTTTCTTACGAGGAAACGGCCAAAATCTGCGGCTGCGCGGTCGGAACCATCAAGAGCCGCGTCAACCGCGCCCGCTCCCGGCTCGGCGAATTGTTGTCGGTCGATAGTAATGATGAGTTCGGCCCGGATCAGACGACAAAGGCGGTCCTCGCCCCGAACAACCGCCCCTAA